A stretch of the Paenibacillus dendritiformis genome encodes the following:
- a CDS encoding TIGR00282 family metallophosphoesterase, whose protein sequence is MKVLFIGDIVGNTGRKAVKQLLPELKQKYNPHIIIANAENAAGGRGVTAAIVKEFLDLGIHGFTMGNHTWDNKDIFEWIDEEPRMVRPANFPEGTPGRGHCVIKANGKELVIINLQGRTFLPAIDCPFQKADDILEGVGKKPRAILVDFHAEATSEKIAMGWHLDGRASLVVGTHTHVQTNDDTILPNGTAYLTDVGMVGSREGVLGMEREAVLRKFRTQLPVRFVVDEGKWQFHALVVEIDESTGKATKLDKIRIREGEWVMS, encoded by the coding sequence ATGAAAGTCTTATTTATCGGCGATATTGTGGGCAATACGGGACGCAAGGCCGTGAAGCAGCTGCTCCCGGAGCTGAAGCAGAAATATAACCCGCATATCATTATCGCCAATGCGGAAAACGCCGCCGGAGGGCGGGGCGTCACGGCCGCGATCGTGAAGGAGTTCCTTGATCTGGGGATTCACGGCTTTACGATGGGGAACCATACGTGGGACAATAAGGATATTTTCGAATGGATTGACGAGGAGCCGCGGATGGTCCGTCCCGCCAACTTTCCGGAAGGTACGCCTGGCAGAGGGCATTGCGTCATCAAAGCCAATGGCAAGGAGCTTGTCATTATCAATTTGCAGGGGCGGACATTCCTCCCGGCCATTGACTGTCCCTTCCAAAAGGCGGACGATATTTTAGAAGGCGTCGGCAAAAAGCCGCGCGCCATACTCGTCGATTTCCATGCCGAAGCGACATCGGAGAAGATTGCGATGGGCTGGCATCTTGATGGCCGCGCTTCGTTGGTCGTAGGCACGCATACGCATGTCCAGACGAATGACGATACGATACTCCCGAACGGTACGGCCTATTTGACCGATGTCGGCATGGTCGGTTCGCGGGAAGGCGTGCTTGGCATGGAGCGGGAAGCGGTGCTGCGCAAATTCAGGACGCAGCTTCCGGTAAGGTTCGTCGTCGATGAAGGCAAGTGGCAGTTCCACGCGCTGGTCGTTGAAATTGATGAATCGACCGGCAAAGCGACGAAGCTGGATAAAATCCGCATTCGCGAAGGCGAATGGGTGATGAGCTAG